A stretch of DNA from Dehalobacterium formicoaceticum:
CAAAGCCTTGGGTATGAGTTATTGGCAAACCATGCGCCGAATCATCATTCCCCAGACCGTCAGACGGGTCCTGCCTGCCACCTGTAACGAAGCTATCCTCACATTTAAGGATACGGCTTTAGTTGCTACCGTAACCTTAGGCGACTTGATGCGTTCAGCTAAGGAGCTGGTTTTTGCCGATTATCGAATCACTCCCTTTATTGTCGCCTTTGCCTTTTATCTGCTGATTTCCTCCATTCTGGTGCAGCTTTTTGCCAAATTGGAGAAAAAGTATTCGATCTATGAGTAAAGCATCAGAGGCCATCAAGAGAGGATAGGAGAAAGCCATGGAACAACTAGAATATATTAAAAGCATTCTGCCCTTTATGTTATCGGGTTTGGAATTAACAGTAAAAATTTATTTTGGGACTTTGCTAATTGCTTTGCCTATCGGTGTGCTGGCGGCTGTGGGCAAGGTATCCGGGCCCCCAATTTTAAAAAAAATTCTTTATTTATATACCTGGATCTGGCGGGGTACTCCTTTGCTTCTGCAATTATTTTTTGTTTTCTTCGGCCTGCCTGTTCTGGGCATTAAATTATCGCCTCTTCCGGCAGCAATTGTTACTTATTCCTTAAACTACGGGGCCTATTTAACGGAAATTTTCCGGGGAGGGCTCGAGTCCATCGACAAAGGACAATATGAAGCTTCAAAAGCTTTGGGCATGAGCTACGGGCAAACCATGCGCCGCATCATCATTCCCCAAACCATCCGGCGGGTGTTACCGCCGACCTGCAGTGAAGCGGTAAATCTGGTGAAGGATACGCCGATGCTGGCTTTGCTTGGTATGGCTGATTTATTAAGAATCTCCAACCAGATTTTCACCCGGGATTTCAATATTACATCTTATGTCCTGGCATTTATTATTTATTTGATAATTTCTTCCGTTTTGGTCAAGCTGTTTGGCAATTTAGAGAAGAAATACTCCGTTTATGAGTAGGAGGCGGTGCATAAATGAGCATGATTCGTATGAGCAATATTCATAAGTACTTCGGGGATCTTCATGTGTTAAAAGGGGTATCCCTGGAAGTTAAAAAAGGAGAAATTGTTTCCATCATTGGGCCCAGCGGGTCAGGAAAAAGCACTTTTCTGCGTTGCATGAATCAACTGGAAAAAATAGACAAAGGCGTGGTTGAAATAGAGGGCATGGTGGTGGAGGCCGCAGGAGATGTAACAGAAAAGGTGACTGCTTCTCCAAAAGATGTGCGGGCAACCTATCGCAAGATGGGCATGGTTTTTCAAAACTTTAATCTCTTTCCCCATATGACGGTGCTGGGGAATGTGATTGAAGCACCCATGACCGTTAATAAAACAGATAAAGTTGCTGCCATTGAAATTGCGGAGCAACAGCTGGCGAAGGTGGGCTTGCTGGATAAAATTGATGCTTATCCATCTAAATTGTCCGGAGGACAAAGACAAAGGGTGGCCATTGCCCGGGCCTTGGCGATGAAGCCTGAGATTATGCTTTTTGACGAACCGACATCTGCCCTGGATCCGGAACTGGTCGGGGAGGTACTGGAAGTAATAAAAAAGTTGGCAGCAGATCATATGACGATGCTGGTGGTAACTCATGAAATGTCCTTTGCACGGGAACTTTCCCATCGCATTGTTTTTATGGATGAGGGAGAAATTATCGAAGAGTGTCCCCCGCAGCAGTTTTTTGAAGCACCCAGCCATGCCAGAGTTAAATTATTTTTAGAGAAGATGCTTTAATACCTGATACCATTTTTAGTTCTACTTTCAGAAAGACATCTGCCCAGCCTTCGGATTGGTGCCAACCAAGTTTTATTTACCTGGTTTTGGAGGACAGCTTTAGCAAATATATTTTGGAATTAAAATAGGAATTAAAATGCGACTTGTATTTTACCATAAAAGGTGTTATACTGACAATCCAAGTGAATAGAGGGTAATTGAGTAAATTGAGTGATCGCGGGCAGAGTACCGAAAGGTTCTGTCTGAGGAAAGTCCGAGCTCCATAGGGCAGGGTGCTGGTTAACGGCCAGTGAGGGTGACCTCAAGGATAGTGCCACAGACATGTAGACCGCCTAAGACGGCTTTTTGCCGGACGGCAAGGATGGAACGGTGCGGTAAGAGCGCACCAGCAGCCAGGTGACTGGCTGGCTAGGTAAACCCCACCTGGTGCAAGACCGAATAGAGGAGTTATGGGACGGCCCGTCCTGCTCCCGGGTAAGGTTGCTTGAGATGCCAGGTAACTGGCATCCTAGATAGATGATCACTTTCAACAAAACTCGGCTTATAGATTTGGTCAATTACTTTTTATTGACTTTTGTTTTATGAGCATCGGGACACGTCTTTATTAAGGATGTGTTTTTTTATTTTCTCGAACCATCATCTGAAATATTTGATAAAAAGCTTTTACTCTTATGATCATCTAATGAATCTATCAAAGGAGTTGAGAATATGATTATTGGTGTTTTATCGGATTCTCATATACCTGGCAGAGCGAATAAAATCCCAGCCTTTATTTGGCAAGCTTTTGCTGAGGTGGATTTAATTCTGCACGCTGGAGATATTGTAGATGAACGTGTATTAATTGATTTAAATGCCTTGGCACCTGTTGAGGCAGTATATGGCAATATGGATCAAAGGAATGAGTATCATATTTATCAATTAACTAAGAAAAAAATTATTGCGGCAGGCAATAAAAAGATTGGATTAATACACGGCGATGGTTCTTCAGGGAGTACGCTGGAAAGAGC
This window harbors:
- a CDS encoding amino acid ABC transporter permease, yielding MEQLEYIKSILPFMLSGLELTVKIYFGTLLIALPIGVLAAVGKVSGPPILKKILYLYTWIWRGTPLLLQLFFVFFGLPVLGIKLSPLPAAIVTYSLNYGAYLTEIFRGGLESIDKGQYEASKALGMSYGQTMRRIIIPQTIRRVLPPTCSEAVNLVKDTPMLALLGMADLLRISNQIFTRDFNITSYVLAFIIYLIISSVLVKLFGNLEKKYSVYE
- a CDS encoding amino acid ABC transporter ATP-binding protein, producing the protein MSMIRMSNIHKYFGDLHVLKGVSLEVKKGEIVSIIGPSGSGKSTFLRCMNQLEKIDKGVVEIEGMVVEAAGDVTEKVTASPKDVRATYRKMGMVFQNFNLFPHMTVLGNVIEAPMTVNKTDKVAAIEIAEQQLAKVGLLDKIDAYPSKLSGGQRQRVAIARALAMKPEIMLFDEPTSALDPELVGEVLEVIKKLAADHMTMLVVTHEMSFARELSHRIVFMDEGEIIEECPPQQFFEAPSHARVKLFLEKML
- a CDS encoding metallophosphoesterase family protein; translated protein: MIIGVLSDSHIPGRANKIPAFIWQAFAEVDLILHAGDIVDERVLIDLNALAPVEAVYGNMDQRNEYHIYQLTKKKIIAAGNKKIGLIHGDGSSGSTLERAARAFSDDEVDCVVFGHSHQPFNEVINGVLMFNPGSCTNPRREPQPSCGILYVGKDIKGEVLYFDKQGN